One window from the genome of Variovorax sp. PAMC26660 encodes:
- a CDS encoding glycosyltransferase produces MTDAEPSVSRSRSGAALRIAAVIPCFNEALAIAQVIEGFRAALPEAEIHVFDNNSSDDTAAVARAAGAIVTHVASPGKGNVVRRMFADVEADVYVMVDGDATYDTGAARRLIDRLVEGNLDMVVGNRVDDGQDALTYRKGHRFGNRLLTGAVVQLFGGGLTDMLSGYRVFSRRYAKSFPALSRGFEIETELTVHALELRMPYAEESTAYSTRPEGSHSKLSTYRDGWRILKAICKLFVSERPLQFFSIIAAVLVLASVALAVPLLMTYMHTGLVPRLPTAVLSTGSMLAAMLSFVCGIVMHTVTLGRQEAKRLCYLSIPGVRDRTAQ; encoded by the coding sequence ATGACCGACGCCGAACCTTCCGTGAGCCGAAGCCGCAGCGGTGCCGCACTGCGCATTGCCGCGGTCATTCCGTGCTTCAACGAAGCGCTGGCCATTGCGCAGGTGATCGAGGGCTTTCGCGCGGCATTGCCCGAAGCCGAGATCCACGTCTTCGACAACAACTCGAGCGATGACACGGCCGCCGTCGCGCGCGCGGCGGGCGCCATCGTCACGCACGTGGCCTCGCCCGGCAAGGGCAACGTGGTGCGGCGCATGTTCGCCGACGTCGAAGCCGACGTGTACGTCATGGTCGACGGCGACGCCACCTACGACACCGGCGCCGCACGCCGCCTGATCGACCGGCTGGTCGAAGGCAACCTCGACATGGTGGTCGGCAACCGGGTCGACGACGGCCAGGACGCGCTGACCTACCGCAAGGGCCATCGCTTCGGCAACCGCCTGCTCACCGGCGCGGTGGTGCAGCTCTTCGGCGGCGGCCTGACCGACATGCTCTCGGGCTACCGCGTGTTCTCGCGGCGCTATGCGAAGTCGTTCCCGGCGCTGTCGCGGGGCTTCGAGATCGAGACCGAACTCACGGTGCATGCGCTCGAACTGCGCATGCCCTACGCCGAGGAAAGCACCGCCTACAGCACGCGGCCCGAGGGTTCGCACAGCAAGCTCTCGACCTACCGCGACGGCTGGCGCATCCTCAAGGCCATCTGCAAGCTCTTCGTGAGCGAGCGGCCGCTGCAGTTCTTCTCGATCATCGCGGCGGTGCTCGTGCTGGCATCGGTCGCGCTGGCCGTGCCGCTGCTCATGACCTACATGCACACCGGGCTGGTGCCCCGGCTCCCCACGGCGGTGCTGTCCACCGGCTCGATGCTGGCCGCGATGCTGTCCTTCGTATGCGGCATCGTGATGCACACCGTCACGCTCGGCCGGCAAGAGGCCAAACGCTTATGCTACTTGTCCATTCCGGGCGTGCGCGACCGCACCGCGCAATGA
- a CDS encoding ArnT family glycosyltransferase, translating into MFAAAHYAALVVFVVSCWGAGRTVLARLAPPPRRDAWLEAAVAVALGVGLFICAFQALAIFGVFKVEATLALVAVGVVAAALQLPAWLRERRVLRAGTVVAPWTWFDRVAMVALALVALPALVAPLAPPAAFDELMYHLPYAREVAQNGSLGIHAWLRYPWFPYNFNLLYAAALQVGDDVLPHFLNALAGALSVVMVLRLGTLHASRLTGLVGAAIWLGLGDYSNALIDMGVALFVLTACVSLWWWRESEPVHSGVRWLALAAFFLGLAAGSKYQALVFLPLVALFVVRHERRPKVWALALLCFVIPCVYWYARNAIMTGDPFIPIGARVFGFTEWVPDDYVRQVDDVRAHAAMPNPLIWFVVLAPFSVFWKRSGAVRAAGWFCLYSVVVWAVTSRYPRYLMASFPLLAMTAAVGWQVLFGWIAAGVRRVFGAKRTPTTDANTASTGALSRNTARSGARVGDWVAVLLLAVLAAVSVRQTALKVSMISPEPEAREAFLRKNVPGYAVMDYMRRNATGRVYQIALSEAIYYGPNPVWGDTLGPWRYADFLLLPPADMARKLAQQGFAAIVMSPEMVPIFTTRPGFDTHFHLLLDKDGSRAYSILPSAAP; encoded by the coding sequence TGTCGGCCTTTTCATCTGCGCATTCCAGGCGCTGGCCATCTTCGGTGTCTTCAAGGTCGAGGCTACGCTCGCGCTGGTCGCGGTCGGCGTCGTGGCCGCCGCGCTGCAACTGCCCGCATGGCTGCGCGAGCGGCGCGTGCTGCGCGCTGGCACCGTCGTCGCACCGTGGACATGGTTCGACCGCGTCGCGATGGTCGCACTGGCACTCGTCGCCTTGCCCGCGCTCGTCGCGCCGCTCGCACCGCCCGCTGCCTTCGACGAGCTGATGTACCACCTGCCCTATGCGCGCGAGGTCGCGCAGAACGGCTCGCTGGGCATCCACGCGTGGCTGCGCTATCCCTGGTTCCCGTACAACTTCAACCTGCTCTACGCCGCCGCGCTGCAGGTGGGCGACGACGTGTTGCCGCACTTCCTGAACGCTCTGGCGGGTGCGCTGTCGGTGGTGATGGTCCTGCGTCTGGGCACGCTGCATGCCAGCCGGCTCACCGGCCTCGTCGGCGCCGCGATCTGGCTGGGGCTCGGCGACTACTCGAACGCGCTGATCGACATGGGCGTGGCGCTCTTTGTGCTGACGGCCTGCGTGTCGCTGTGGTGGTGGCGCGAATCCGAGCCCGTGCACAGCGGCGTGCGATGGCTGGCGCTGGCTGCGTTCTTCCTGGGGCTGGCGGCCGGCTCGAAGTACCAGGCACTGGTCTTCCTGCCGCTGGTCGCGCTGTTCGTCGTCCGGCACGAGCGCAGGCCCAAGGTCTGGGCGCTCGCGCTGCTGTGCTTCGTGATTCCGTGCGTGTACTGGTATGCGCGCAACGCCATCATGACGGGCGACCCCTTCATTCCCATCGGTGCCCGGGTGTTCGGCTTCACCGAGTGGGTGCCCGACGACTACGTGCGGCAGGTCGACGACGTGCGCGCCCATGCGGCCATGCCGAACCCGCTGATCTGGTTCGTGGTGCTGGCGCCTTTCAGCGTGTTCTGGAAGCGCTCCGGCGCGGTGCGCGCGGCGGGCTGGTTCTGCCTTTACTCGGTGGTTGTCTGGGCTGTGACCTCGCGTTATCCGCGCTACCTCATGGCCTCGTTCCCGCTGCTCGCGATGACGGCAGCGGTGGGCTGGCAGGTGCTGTTCGGATGGATCGCAGCGGGTGTGCGCCGCGTGTTCGGCGCGAAGCGCACGCCAACCACCGACGCCAACACCGCGTCGACCGGCGCCCTGAGCCGCAACACCGCGCGTTCCGGCGCGCGTGTTGGCGACTGGGTGGCCGTGTTGCTGCTGGCCGTGCTGGCCGCCGTGTCGGTGCGTCAGACTGCTCTCAAGGTGTCGATGATCTCGCCCGAGCCCGAAGCGCGCGAAGCCTTCCTGCGCAAGAACGTGCCGGGCTATGCCGTCATGGACTACATGCGCCGCAACGCCACCGGCCGCGTCTACCAGATCGCGCTGAGCGAGGCGATCTACTACGGCCCGAATCCGGTCTGGGGCGACACGCTCGGCCCCTGGCGTTATGCCGATTTTCTTTTGCTGCCGCCCGCCGACATGGCGCGCAAGCTGGCCCAGCAGGGCTTCGCCGCCATCGTCATGTCGCCGGAAATGGTGCCGATCTTCACCACGCGACCCGGCTTCGACACCCACTTCCACCTGCTGCTCGACAAAGACGGCAGCCGGGCCTACAGCATCCTTCCGAGCGCAGCACCATGA
- a CDS encoding GtrA family protein, translated as MKIGREFLSFAVVGVIGLVVDVVLLYLLAPMLGWYVARVISFLAAASTTWAFNRRYTFAARVSAEGSIWREYFSYLATMVVGAVLNYGAYVLTLHWVEGRWAAALGVAVGSVAGMGANFLSARFLVFRSK; from the coding sequence ATGAAGATCGGGCGAGAGTTCCTCTCGTTCGCCGTGGTCGGCGTGATCGGCCTCGTGGTCGATGTGGTGCTGCTGTACCTGCTGGCGCCGATGCTCGGCTGGTACGTGGCGCGGGTGATCTCGTTCCTGGCGGCCGCGAGCACGACCTGGGCCTTCAATCGCCGCTACACCTTTGCCGCGCGCGTCTCGGCGGAGGGCTCGATCTGGCGCGAGTACTTCAGCTACCTGGCGACCATGGTCGTGGGGGCCGTGCTGAACTACGGCGCCTATGTGCTGACGCTGCACTGGGTGGAAGGCCGCTGGGCCGCCGCGCTGGGGGTGGCGGTAGGCAGCGTTGCGGGGATGGGCGCCAACTTCCTGTCGGCGCGCTTCCTTGTGTTCCGCTCGAAGTAG
- a CDS encoding TetR family transcriptional regulator yields the protein MAESRSTAKPKPQRRTGVREAAAQATRDSILKSATKVFAKYGYDGGSVEKISKAAKSYDRMIYYYFGSKEGLFIAVLEGIYQRMDDAEAAIALDASRPVEALTEVIRFVLGYYRKNPEFVTLLNTENLHKGRHISKSLRAREYSSRAVAIISEILASGSEQGLFRKDLVARDIYLLIASTGYFYTSNRHTLTAFLGEPLESPEAITHWEDFVIETVLRTVRADDIQDNNTPPHDEDTTKWQKSQPAQSRARSSSRT from the coding sequence ATGGCCGAAAGCCGCTCCACAGCCAAGCCCAAGCCTCAGCGCCGCACCGGTGTGCGCGAGGCCGCGGCGCAGGCCACTCGCGACAGCATCCTGAAGTCGGCGACCAAGGTGTTCGCCAAGTACGGCTACGACGGTGGCAGCGTGGAGAAGATCTCCAAGGCCGCCAAGTCGTACGACCGGATGATTTACTACTACTTCGGCAGCAAAGAGGGGCTGTTCATCGCGGTGCTCGAAGGCATCTACCAGCGCATGGACGATGCCGAAGCCGCCATTGCGCTCGACGCTTCGCGCCCGGTGGAAGCGCTCACCGAAGTCATCCGCTTCGTGCTGGGCTACTACCGCAAGAACCCCGAGTTCGTGACGCTTTTGAACACCGAGAACCTGCACAAGGGCCGGCATATTTCCAAGTCGCTGCGGGCGCGCGAGTATTCGTCGCGGGCGGTGGCGATCATTTCCGAGATCCTTGCCAGCGGCTCGGAGCAGGGCCTGTTCCGCAAGGACTTGGTGGCGCGCGACATCTATCTGCTGATCGCATCCACCGGCTACTTCTACACCTCCAACCGGCACACGCTGACCGCCTTCCTCGGCGAGCCGCTGGAGTCGCCCGAGGCGATCACGCACTGGGAAGACTTCGTGATCGAGACCGTGCTGCGCACCGTGCGCGCGGACGACATACAAGACAACAACACCCCACCCCACGACGAGGACACCACGAAATGGCAGAAATCGCAGCCGGCGCAAAGTCGGGCAAGGTCGTCATCAAGAACATAG
- a CDS encoding amidohydrolase family protein — protein sequence MAEIAAGAKSGKVVIKNIGLLLSGDIDKPILDADTIVVNDGLIVAVGKEKDCDLEGAQTVIDARKTCVAPGLIDSHVHPVFGDWTPRQGQIGWIDSTMHGGVTTMISAGEVHLPGRPKDIVGLKALAITAQRAFDNFRPGGVKVLAGAPIIEKGMVESDFKELAEAGVTLLGEVGLGSVKAGYEAKEMVAWARKYGIQSTIHTGGPSIPGSGLIDKDVVLEADADIIGHINGGHTSLPEAHVCELCEKSSRAIEIVHNGNEKVAIAAAKAALELKCPHRVILGTDGPAGSGVQPLGILRMVAMLSSIANIPAELVFCFATGNTAKIRKLNCGLIEVGRDADFVFMDRAQHSPAPGLLESVQLGDIPGVGMVMIDGLVRCGRSRNTPPATEIPVVVSGAH from the coding sequence ATGGCAGAAATCGCAGCCGGCGCAAAGTCGGGCAAGGTCGTCATCAAGAACATAGGGCTGCTGCTCTCGGGCGACATCGACAAGCCCATCCTCGACGCAGACACCATCGTGGTGAACGACGGCCTGATCGTCGCGGTCGGCAAGGAGAAAGACTGCGACCTCGAAGGCGCGCAGACCGTCATCGACGCGCGCAAGACCTGCGTGGCGCCCGGCCTGATCGACAGCCACGTGCACCCGGTGTTCGGCGACTGGACGCCGCGCCAGGGCCAGATCGGCTGGATCGACTCGACCATGCACGGCGGCGTGACGACGATGATTTCGGCGGGCGAAGTGCACCTGCCGGGTCGCCCCAAGGACATCGTCGGACTGAAGGCGCTGGCCATCACCGCGCAGCGCGCCTTCGACAACTTCCGGCCCGGTGGCGTGAAGGTGCTGGCCGGCGCGCCGATCATCGAGAAGGGCATGGTCGAGAGCGACTTCAAGGAACTCGCCGAAGCCGGCGTGACCTTGCTCGGCGAAGTGGGCCTGGGCTCGGTGAAGGCCGGCTACGAGGCCAAGGAGATGGTGGCCTGGGCGCGCAAGTACGGCATCCAGAGCACGATCCACACGGGCGGCCCGTCGATCCCGGGCTCGGGCCTGATCGACAAGGACGTGGTGCTCGAAGCCGACGCCGACATCATCGGCCACATCAACGGCGGCCACACCTCGCTGCCCGAGGCGCATGTGTGCGAGCTGTGCGAGAAGTCGTCGCGCGCCATCGAGATCGTGCACAACGGCAACGAGAAGGTCGCCATTGCGGCGGCCAAGGCCGCGCTGGAACTCAAGTGCCCGCACCGCGTGATCCTGGGCACCGACGGGCCTGCCGGCTCGGGCGTGCAGCCGCTGGGCATCCTGCGCATGGTGGCGATGCTGTCGTCCATCGCGAACATCCCGGCCGAGCTGGTGTTCTGCTTCGCCACCGGCAACACCGCGAAGATCCGCAAGCTCAACTGCGGTCTGATCGAAGTGGGCCGCGATGCCGACTTCGTGTTCATGGACCGCGCGCAGCATTCGCCCGCACCGGGCCTGCTCGAAAGCGTGCAGCTCGGCGACATTCCGGGCGTGGGCATGGTGATGATCGACGGCCTCGTGCGCTGCGGCCGCAGCCGCAACACGCCGCCTGCGACCGAGATTCCGGTGGTGGTGTCGGGCGCGCACTGA
- a CDS encoding ferredoxin--NADP reductase — protein sequence MSAFSEERVLSVHHWTDRLFTFTTTRDPALRFSNGHFTMIGLKVNNKPLLRAYSIVSPNYEEHLEFLSIKVEEGPLTSKLQHIQVGDTVIVGRKPTGTLLIDYTLPAKRLYLFGTGTGLAPFMSIIRDPDTYEKFEQVILVHGVRQVDELAYHDLVTDHLPKHEILGEMIEKQLLYYPTVTREEFRNQGRITDLIETNKLTDDLGLPPLNVEEDRVMLCGSPGLLVDLKHILEARGFKEGNTSTPGDFVVERAFAEK from the coding sequence ATGAGTGCATTCAGCGAAGAACGCGTCCTGAGCGTCCACCACTGGACCGACCGCCTGTTCACCTTCACCACCACGCGCGACCCGGCGCTGCGCTTCTCGAACGGTCATTTCACGATGATCGGCCTGAAGGTCAACAACAAGCCCCTGCTGCGCGCGTACAGCATCGTGAGCCCGAACTACGAGGAGCATCTCGAGTTCCTGAGCATCAAGGTCGAAGAAGGCCCGCTCACCTCGAAGCTGCAGCACATCCAGGTGGGCGACACCGTGATCGTGGGCCGCAAGCCCACCGGCACGCTGCTGATCGACTACACGCTGCCGGCCAAGCGCCTGTACCTGTTCGGCACGGGCACCGGTCTTGCACCGTTCATGAGCATCATCCGCGACCCGGACACCTACGAGAAGTTCGAGCAGGTCATCCTGGTGCATGGCGTGCGCCAGGTCGACGAACTGGCCTACCACGACCTCGTGACCGACCACCTGCCCAAGCACGAGATCCTGGGCGAGATGATCGAAAAGCAGTTGCTCTACTACCCCACGGTCACGCGCGAAGAGTTCCGCAACCAGGGCCGCATCACCGACCTGATCGAGACCAACAAGCTCACCGACGACCTGGGCCTGCCCCCGCTGAACGTCGAGGAAGACCGCGTCATGCTGTGCGGCAGCCCTGGCCTGCTGGTGGACCTGAAGCACATCCTGGAGGCGCGTGGCTTCAAGGAAGGCAACACGAGCACGCCGGGCGACTTCGTCGTCGAGCGCGCCTTCGCAGAGAAGTAA